GCCTCTTAGCATGGGGTGGGgctataatgtatttttaatataatattttaatgtattttttattttaatgtagctATGTGAGCTTTTGTTTTGAGTTGTCTTTGGCAAGAAAAAGTGCCTGATaaatttactaaataaataataatacttctgAGTAAGTGTGTATATAAGATTGCACTCTAAATTCACAGCACGGTTGCAAAATACATGGATTTATGTAATGCAAGCTGTGGTGTCCATGTAATTTAAGGTGCTTCCTGAAACGAGTTCTGGTTCTGAAATACTGCTGAATAGTTGCTGCCTCTGCTTTGTTAAATGTAGCACAAATTACAATTTCTGtcaatgtttcattttattttaaattctcaGTAATGTTTGTTGTGAAACATTCACAAAGGAGCCCAACTAAGTAGCTAGTAAATATTTTTCTTGGTAATTTTTCTCCCATAGCAGGCCTAAAAGGAAAAATTCAACAAACCATTCACTTCTACTTTATAAATACTGTTCTCTCTAATTACTGGTATTAAAATAttgtaggggttgttttttttgttgctCTAAAACTAATATTCTAAATAATTGTTCATTACTTTAGTGATTTGATCTTCCACGATGGGTGAACCTCAGCAAGTGAGTGCCCTTCCTGCACCTCCAATGCAGTATATTAAAGAATATACAGATGAAAATATCCGTAAAGGTATCACCCCGAAGCCACCACCACCAATTAAAGATAGCTACATGATGTTTGGAAACCAGTTTCAGTGTGATGAACTAATTATTCGACCATTGGAAAGCCAAGGCATTGAGCGATTACATCCCATGCAGTTTGACCATAAGAAAGAACTGAGGAAACTCAACATGTCTATCCTGATCAACTTCTTGGACCTTTTGGATATATTGATAAGGAGCCCAGGCAGCATAAAGCGAGAGGAGAAACTGGAAGACTTAAAACTGCTTTTTGTTCATGTGCATCATCTTATAAATGAATATCGACCCCACCAAGCCAGGGAGACATTGAGAGTCATGATGGAAGTGCAGAAACGTCAGCGTTTGGAAACGGCAGAGAGGTTCCAGAAGCATTTGGAACGAGTTATTGAAATGATCCAGAACTGCTTGGCCTCTCTGCCAGATGACTTGCCTCACTCAGATGGAGGGATGAGGATAAAAACTGAACCCATGGACCATGAAGACAGTCTCAGTTGCATTGGACAGAATGACCAGCAGAGAGCAAGCTCTAACCTCAAGAAGGATCAGGTTTTGGATAAAGATGCAAACATGTGTGGCATTATTGATGAAATGACATAAAGACTCTTTAGAGACTTATTTTGAGTTAATAAAAGTTATTGGGAGTGAAAATAAAACTGATGCTGAAGAGCTCAGTAGAGTTTGAGATTTTCTTCTATGCTGCCTTTTGATAGTGATACTTAATGAGCAATCATGGAACATGGTCTGTAAAAGACAATGAactctgatttatttttatagtATTTCAGTGTGCACTATGTTTTTGGCTACTTGtctttaaataaaagtaaaaccgATAGATGGCTTTATTCTGGAAAGCATCGCTTTTGTCATTTGTTACTGCCAAGATTCCGCTGATGACTCATTTCCTGATTGTGAGTGGCAAGTTCTGTACTCTGGTGGTGCTTTGTTTCAGtcagagtaaaataaatattctaCGTACAATATTGCTAGACTGTTGCAAACAATGTTATGTTAAATATGAGCAAAGAAGCATCCAAGAATTTCCTTTCTGAATTTTAGTTCATGAATTGAAGTAACTGCTTTTGGTTTaacacaaactttttttaaaaaaacacacacacacaaataaatacctAAATGTTTCCTGTCTGTTGAGATGAATGTACTTCTAAAAATACTTCTGTTTGTCACTAAATGTTGCATCTTGCATGATGGGCCCCATGATCATGACATGTGAAGCAAGTGCCTCACAACTTGCTCA
Above is a window of Zootoca vivipara chromosome 2, rZooViv1.1, whole genome shotgun sequence DNA encoding:
- the MED7 gene encoding mediator of RNA polymerase II transcription subunit 7, which codes for MGEPQQVSALPAPPMQYIKEYTDENIRKGITPKPPPPIKDSYMMFGNQFQCDELIIRPLESQGIERLHPMQFDHKKELRKLNMSILINFLDLLDILIRSPGSIKREEKLEDLKLLFVHVHHLINEYRPHQARETLRVMMEVQKRQRLETAERFQKHLERVIEMIQNCLASLPDDLPHSDGGMRIKTEPMDHEDSLSCIGQNDQQRASSNLKKDQVLDKDANMCGIIDEMT